One genomic segment of Siphonobacter curvatus includes these proteins:
- a CDS encoding discoidin domain-containing protein produces MLRFLSVLLATTFLLFSSFSSDAQRTYCNPMDIGYRYNFEQLNEQISYRSGADPVIVNHKGEYYLFVTISGGYWHSNDLSHWDFITPDKWPFEDMCAPAALSVRDTLFLFQSTFEQRPILYSVAPEKGKLHFYNRWLPRLPKDIGPWDPALFHDEDTDKWFMYWGSSNVYPIFGAELDPKRRLTYAGPYQSMFWLDPWKHGWERFGPNHADLMKPFVEGAWMTKYNKKYYLQYGAPGTEYNVYATGTYVGKDPLGPWEYAPYNPISYKPGGFMNGAGHGNTFQDNYGNYWNTGTPWIGVNWPMERRLAMFPAGFDADDQMYANTRFGDFPHYLPTKKWQRKDELFTGWMLLSYRKPVTASSVKDTLRAELVTDENPRTYWVARQNRAGEWLTIDLQQPSDVRAVQVNYTDYKNNVYNSDSTVYTQFTLLHSLDGKKWELLTDLSKEKKRDRACAYIELSQPVRTRYIRYEHGYTAGPHLAISDVRVFGKGSGKQPAIPGNFRVIRQKDERNANIRWEKVPGAVGYNIRWGIAPDKLYQTYQIWNDQPSTLELRALNIGVSYSFAIETFNESGISSLSSVISIK; encoded by the coding sequence ATGCTTCGCTTCTTATCCGTTTTGCTCGCTACAACGTTCCTATTGTTCAGCAGCTTTTCGAGTGATGCCCAGCGTACGTACTGTAATCCGATGGACATTGGCTATCGGTACAATTTCGAGCAGCTCAACGAACAGATTTCGTACCGCTCGGGAGCCGATCCGGTGATTGTTAATCATAAAGGTGAGTACTATCTGTTCGTAACCATCTCGGGCGGGTACTGGCATTCCAACGATTTGTCGCACTGGGACTTTATAACGCCCGACAAATGGCCCTTCGAGGATATGTGTGCCCCGGCCGCCCTGTCGGTCCGGGATACGCTTTTCTTGTTTCAGTCAACCTTCGAGCAGCGGCCTATTCTGTATTCCGTAGCCCCTGAAAAAGGGAAACTCCACTTCTATAACCGCTGGCTACCGCGTTTACCCAAAGACATTGGTCCCTGGGACCCCGCCCTTTTTCACGATGAAGACACCGACAAGTGGTTCATGTACTGGGGTTCTTCGAATGTGTATCCCATTTTCGGAGCCGAACTCGATCCCAAACGCCGGTTGACTTACGCGGGTCCGTACCAATCCATGTTCTGGCTCGATCCCTGGAAGCACGGCTGGGAACGTTTCGGCCCGAATCACGCCGATTTAATGAAGCCTTTTGTGGAAGGAGCCTGGATGACTAAATATAATAAAAAGTATTATCTGCAGTATGGAGCACCTGGCACCGAGTACAACGTATATGCTACCGGTACTTACGTGGGAAAAGATCCGCTAGGCCCCTGGGAGTACGCTCCCTACAATCCGATTTCGTACAAACCCGGCGGCTTCATGAACGGAGCGGGACATGGCAATACGTTTCAGGATAACTATGGTAATTACTGGAATACCGGCACGCCCTGGATTGGGGTAAACTGGCCCATGGAACGCCGACTGGCTATGTTTCCGGCGGGCTTTGATGCCGACGACCAGATGTACGCCAATACACGTTTCGGCGATTTCCCGCACTATTTGCCTACCAAGAAATGGCAGCGTAAAGACGAGCTGTTTACGGGCTGGATGCTGCTTTCGTACCGCAAACCCGTGACGGCCTCTTCGGTAAAGGACACCCTGCGAGCCGAGCTCGTCACGGATGAAAATCCACGTACCTACTGGGTGGCTCGCCAGAACCGGGCCGGTGAATGGCTAACGATTGATTTGCAGCAGCCCTCGGATGTTCGGGCGGTACAGGTAAACTACACCGACTATAAAAACAACGTCTATAATAGCGATTCGACCGTTTATACGCAGTTTACATTGCTCCATTCACTCGACGGAAAGAAATGGGAATTGCTCACGGATTTATCAAAAGAAAAGAAACGGGATCGAGCCTGTGCATACATTGAGCTGTCTCAGCCTGTTCGCACGCGGTACATTCGGTATGAACATGGCTACACGGCCGGTCCCCATTTAGCTATTAGCGATGTTCGGGTGTTCGGAAAAGGGAGTGGAAAACAACCCGCCATCCCGGGAAATTTCCGGGTAATTCGACAAAAAGATGAGCGAAATGCCAATATTCGCTGGGAAAAGGTGCCCGGAGCCGTGGGATATAATATTCGCTGGGGCATTGCTCCTGATAAATTGTACCAGACCTATCAAATCTGGAATGATCAGCCCAGTACGTTGGAGTTACGGGCTCTGAATATAGGTGTTTCGTACAGTTTCGCTATTGAAACTTTCAATGAAAGTGGCATATCTTCCTTAAGTTCGGTCATTTCTATTAAGTAA
- a CDS encoding ComF family protein, whose product MLGRLFGVELKAASLTADLLLPVPLHESRQRQRGYNRSDSIAEGLSQLLEIPWSNQLLKKEMATASQTRKTRWERVQNVAKVFTITQPEFIQNQRIALIDDIVTTGSTLEACAQVLLEKGCREVHIWTLATAL is encoded by the coding sequence TTGCTGGGCCGTCTGTTCGGCGTGGAATTGAAAGCAGCGAGCCTGACTGCGGATTTGCTACTACCCGTTCCGCTACACGAAAGCCGCCAGCGACAACGGGGCTACAACCGGAGCGACAGCATTGCCGAGGGGCTTTCACAATTACTGGAAATTCCCTGGTCGAATCAACTGTTGAAGAAAGAAATGGCTACGGCCAGCCAAACCCGTAAAACCCGCTGGGAACGCGTTCAGAACGTAGCCAAGGTCTTTACCATCACGCAGCCTGAATTCATACAAAATCAGCGAATTGCCCTGATTGATGATATCGTGACCACGGGCTCTACGCTGGAAGCGTGTGCTCAGGTTCTGCTTGAAAAGGGTTGCCGGGAAGTGCACATCTGGACGCTGGCGACTGCTCTTTGA
- the rpmA gene encoding 50S ribosomal protein L27: MAHKKGVGSSKNGRESESKRLGVKIFGGQAAIAGNVLVRQRGTQHNPGRNVGIGKDHTLFALTDGVVEFKKGLKGRSFVSVLPVAVEAEA; this comes from the coding sequence ATGGCACACAAAAAAGGGGTCGGTAGCTCCAAAAACGGCCGGGAATCGGAAAGTAAACGTCTCGGCGTAAAGATCTTCGGCGGACAAGCAGCCATCGCTGGTAACGTGCTGGTTCGTCAACGCGGAACCCAACACAATCCGGGTCGCAACGTAGGTATTGGTAAAGACCATACGCTATTTGCTTTAACGGACGGAGTCGTTGAATTTAAGAAAGGCCTGAAAGGTCGTTCTTTCGTTAGCGTACTTCCCGTAGCTGTTGAAGCGGAAGCGTAG
- a CDS encoding geranylgeranylglyceryl/heptaprenylglyceryl phosphate synthase encodes MIKPILNQFITYREQGRKAFAVLIDPDDVRLDEFPLLLQRAQQEQVDFFFLGGSLITQFQMGDIIALIREYTTIPVVLFLGSNMHVHPAADAVLFLSLISGRNPEYLIGQQVVAAPMLKKSGLEILPTGYLLIDAGQQTTASYMSHTTPIPNNKPAVAACTAMAGEMLGLRLTYLDAGSGALKSITPEMIAAVRQSVDTPIIVGGGIDSTQKAKMALQAGADVIVVGNGIEKNPDLLPEIAATVRKCNEALAINW; translated from the coding sequence ATGATAAAACCGATTCTTAATCAGTTCATTACGTATCGGGAACAAGGTCGAAAGGCATTTGCGGTTTTGATTGATCCGGACGATGTACGTTTGGATGAATTTCCTCTATTATTACAACGGGCTCAACAGGAGCAAGTGGATTTTTTCTTTCTCGGAGGGAGTCTGATCACTCAATTTCAGATGGGTGACATTATTGCTCTCATTCGAGAATACACGACGATTCCGGTCGTATTGTTTTTAGGAAGCAATATGCACGTGCATCCGGCTGCGGATGCAGTTCTGTTTTTATCTCTGATTTCGGGTAGAAACCCAGAATATCTGATTGGACAACAGGTAGTCGCGGCTCCAATGCTGAAGAAATCAGGTCTGGAAATTCTACCGACCGGGTATTTACTGATCGATGCGGGGCAGCAAACCACGGCTTCGTACATGTCGCACACCACCCCTATTCCCAATAATAAACCAGCCGTAGCGGCCTGTACGGCCATGGCGGGAGAAATGCTGGGCTTGCGACTGACGTATCTGGACGCGGGTAGTGGAGCGCTTAAAAGTATCACGCCCGAAATGATTGCTGCCGTACGCCAAAGCGTAGATACGCCGATTATTGTAGGGGGAGGTATTGATTCAACTCAAAAAGCAAAAATGGCTTTACAGGCCGGAGCCGATGTAATTGTGGTGGGGAATGGAATCGAAAAGAATCCGGATTTACTACCCGAAATCGCGGCTACGGTACGAAAATGCAATGAAGCCCTCGCCATTAATTGGTAA
- a CDS encoding DUF2085 domain-containing protein, with amino-acid sequence MWFACHRRPDRSFFWKGRPFPVCARCTGLYVGYGIGLLLSLWLGPLASFWSVVLIIPLLIDSFTQYWQWRESNNPLRLITGLLAGTGIVLLTIGFAYTAALALTVVDGY; translated from the coding sequence ATGTGGTTCGCCTGCCATCGTCGCCCTGATCGTTCCTTTTTCTGGAAAGGTCGTCCTTTTCCGGTATGTGCCCGTTGTACAGGATTATATGTGGGTTACGGAATAGGCCTTCTCTTGAGCCTCTGGCTGGGACCGCTCGCTTCCTTCTGGTCGGTAGTACTGATCATTCCCCTGCTCATCGATAGCTTCACGCAATACTGGCAGTGGCGGGAAAGCAATAATCCGCTTCGACTGATTACGGGCCTGCTGGCGGGTACGGGCATCGTACTGCTCACCATTGGCTTTGCGTATACGGCGGCTCTGGCCTTAACCGTTGTGGATGGCTACTAG
- the rplU gene encoding 50S ribosomal protein L21, whose product MYAIVEIAGQQFKVEKNRYLYTHRLAGEEGAALVLDKVLLVDNDGVITVGAPTVAGATVSAKILNHVRGEKVIVFRKKRRKGYQKQNGHRQDLTKILIEEISL is encoded by the coding sequence ATGTACGCAATTGTCGAGATCGCAGGTCAGCAATTTAAAGTCGAAAAAAACCGCTACCTCTACACGCATCGTTTAGCGGGTGAGGAGGGTGCTGCCCTTGTGCTGGATAAGGTTCTGCTGGTGGACAATGACGGTGTAATTACAGTAGGTGCTCCCACCGTAGCGGGTGCCACTGTTTCAGCCAAGATCCTTAACCACGTTCGTGGAGAAAAGGTCATTGTCTTCCGCAAGAAACGCCGCAAGGGGTATCAGAAGCAAAACGGCCACCGTCAAGACCTGACGAAAATCTTAATCGAAGAAATTTCATTGTAA
- a CDS encoding prephenate dehydrogenase, which yields MTIAIVGIGLIGGSMALALKESGYAQTIIGVDKQVEHVVKALELKLVDKMALLDDAINQSDLIILAVPVDGLLSLLPYVLDRIDKQIVIDVGSTKRPIVEAVKNHPNRRRFVATHPMAGTEYSGPEAAVQGLFTGKYNVICDAADSDSDAVATVKELYEAIGMKITELDSVSHDVHTAYISHISHICSFALALTTLEKEKEANRIFELASSGFASTVRLAKSSPETWIPIFRQNRENILDVLDEYINNLLKFKGLMLSDSYEKFQSYLKEANDIQRILE from the coding sequence ATGACGATCGCAATTGTGGGTATCGGATTAATTGGGGGCTCGATGGCTCTTGCTCTCAAAGAATCCGGCTATGCTCAAACCATCATTGGGGTGGATAAACAGGTCGAACACGTGGTGAAGGCTCTTGAGCTGAAACTAGTCGATAAAATGGCCTTGCTCGATGATGCCATTAACCAGTCAGACCTTATTATACTGGCCGTACCCGTCGATGGGTTGCTGAGCCTGCTTCCTTACGTACTGGATCGGATTGATAAACAGATTGTGATCGACGTGGGCTCCACCAAACGCCCAATCGTTGAAGCAGTCAAGAATCATCCCAACCGACGTAGGTTCGTGGCCACGCACCCGATGGCGGGTACGGAGTATTCCGGGCCTGAAGCAGCCGTCCAGGGTTTATTCACCGGAAAATACAACGTCATCTGCGACGCCGCCGACTCGGATTCGGACGCCGTTGCTACCGTGAAGGAATTGTACGAAGCCATCGGTATGAAGATTACGGAACTTGATTCCGTCTCGCACGATGTCCATACGGCTTACATTTCACACATTTCGCACATTTGTTCGTTTGCCCTGGCGTTAACCACACTGGAGAAAGAGAAAGAAGCCAATCGCATCTTCGAACTGGCGAGTTCGGGTTTTGCCAGTACGGTTCGTCTGGCGAAAAGCTCACCCGAAACCTGGATTCCCATTTTCCGGCAAAACCGAGAAAATATCCTGGACGTCCTCGATGAATACATTAATAACTTATTGAAATTCAAGGGATTAATGCTATCAGACAGTTACGAAAAATTCCAGAGTTATCTGAAAGAAGCGAACGATATTCAGCGAATTCTGGAGTAG
- a CDS encoding glycerol-3-phosphate dehydrogenase/oxidase translates to MNRTAFFDQLPTQTFDVCIIGGGATGAGCALDAALRGLSVCLIEKEDFAAQTSSKSTKLIHGGVRYLEQAVKQLSPDQFRMVRKALHERRTLLQNAPHLTRSLPLLTPCRSWLEGMYYSIGLKIYDWMAGSRNIQPSRWLSKTQVLEHVPQLQTEHLHSAVLYYDGQLDDARFALALIKSAAKEGAVVLNHTEALAFGYSKSGKVRKLEVKDTLNGHTYDIQAKVFVNATGPFSDQIRTMANAKSRPRIRVSRGSHIVLEKSHLPGNTAILVPKTDDGRVLFLIPWKDQVLVGTTDLEDELSDTPRPTLAEEKYLMSYVNRYLKTPITEADIRAGFTGQRPLIEAIFAKDTKSLVRDHEVEVDDKTKLISILGGKWTTYRLMASDTIDAVCEQLKVKKDCSTEQYRLAGGEAYTPDLFLKLQQTYGLTEEVARHLARTYGTEAMDVLALTQENPDWKQPLVAPHPFIQAEVIFARRQEMACTPEDLLYRRLGLGLIDAEATQRVYPLVERLLQ, encoded by the coding sequence ATGAATCGTACCGCATTTTTCGATCAGTTACCTACGCAAACCTTTGATGTTTGTATCATTGGCGGAGGAGCCACCGGAGCGGGCTGTGCTCTTGACGCTGCTTTACGGGGCCTCAGCGTGTGTCTGATTGAAAAAGAAGATTTCGCGGCTCAAACGTCCTCCAAATCTACAAAACTGATCCACGGCGGCGTTCGGTATCTCGAACAGGCCGTCAAGCAATTGAGTCCAGATCAGTTTCGAATGGTTCGTAAAGCCTTGCACGAACGGCGTACCCTCCTGCAGAATGCTCCGCACCTGACTAGATCCTTACCCTTACTGACGCCCTGCCGAAGCTGGCTGGAAGGCATGTATTACAGCATCGGGCTGAAAATATACGACTGGATGGCGGGTTCACGAAATATTCAGCCGAGCCGCTGGTTATCTAAAACACAGGTACTCGAACACGTTCCTCAGCTCCAAACCGAGCATTTACACAGTGCCGTCTTGTACTACGATGGTCAGCTGGACGATGCCCGTTTTGCCCTGGCGCTCATTAAATCGGCGGCAAAAGAAGGAGCGGTCGTACTCAACCATACCGAAGCTCTGGCTTTTGGCTATTCAAAATCCGGTAAAGTGCGGAAGCTGGAAGTAAAGGATACCCTTAACGGCCATACCTACGACATTCAGGCGAAGGTATTCGTGAATGCAACGGGGCCTTTTTCGGATCAGATCCGTACCATGGCCAATGCGAAGTCACGACCGCGTATCCGCGTGAGTCGGGGTTCTCATATTGTACTGGAAAAAAGCCACCTGCCGGGCAATACCGCTATTCTGGTGCCTAAAACCGACGATGGGCGGGTACTATTTCTCATTCCCTGGAAGGATCAGGTCCTAGTAGGTACTACCGATCTGGAAGATGAACTGAGCGATACACCACGTCCGACGCTGGCGGAGGAGAAATACCTGATGAGTTACGTGAATCGGTATCTGAAGACACCCATTACGGAAGCGGATATTCGAGCGGGTTTCACGGGGCAACGCCCCCTGATTGAAGCCATCTTTGCCAAGGATACGAAATCACTGGTACGCGATCATGAAGTAGAGGTAGATGATAAAACCAAGCTCATCAGTATTTTGGGCGGCAAATGGACGACCTATCGCCTCATGGCCAGCGATACGATCGACGCGGTTTGTGAGCAATTGAAGGTGAAGAAGGACTGTTCCACCGAACAGTACCGGCTGGCGGGTGGTGAAGCCTATACACCCGATTTATTTCTGAAACTCCAGCAAACGTATGGTTTAACGGAAGAAGTGGCTCGGCATCTGGCCCGTACCTACGGAACCGAAGCAATGGATGTACTGGCCTTAACGCAGGAAAATCCGGATTGGAAACAACCGCTGGTGGCTCCGCACCCGTTTATTCAGGCCGAGGTAATCTTCGCCCGCAGACAGGAAATGGCCTGTACGCCCGAAGATCTCTTGTACCGTCGCCTGGGTCTGGGTTTAATTGATGCGGAAGCTACCCAACGCGTGTACCCATTGGTCGAACGGTTATTGCAATAA
- a CDS encoding NifU family protein has product MKFVINFELVPEGVSFDFASPSEAISPEKNSPLAVELFGYDWVQRVFISYNFVTVTKNDETEWEEVLFDTKQLIKRYMDSGKPVLTKAAAETQHEAINAEQDSDTIIKIKAVLDQYVKPAVEMDGGAITFSSFQEDTGIVKLLLQGSCSGCPSSTMTLKAGIENLLTRMVPEVKLVEAEGV; this is encoded by the coding sequence ATGAAGTTTGTTATTAACTTCGAATTGGTACCCGAAGGTGTTTCCTTTGATTTTGCTTCTCCTTCCGAGGCTATTTCACCGGAGAAAAACTCTCCACTGGCCGTTGAGCTGTTCGGATATGACTGGGTACAACGCGTATTCATTTCCTACAATTTTGTTACCGTCACCAAGAACGACGAAACGGAATGGGAAGAAGTACTCTTCGATACCAAGCAATTGATTAAACGGTACATGGATAGTGGTAAACCGGTGCTGACGAAGGCCGCTGCCGAGACACAGCACGAAGCCATTAATGCTGAGCAGGACAGTGATACGATTATTAAGATTAAAGCGGTACTCGATCAATACGTGAAGCCTGCCGTAGAAATGGACGGTGGAGCCATTACGTTCTCTTCGTTTCAGGAAGATACCGGTATCGTTAAACTTTTATTACAGGGCTCCTGTAGCGGATGTCCTTCTTCTACCATGACGCTGAAAGCAGGCATTGAAAATCTGCTGACCCGCATGGTTCCGGAAGTAAAACTGGTTGAAGCCGAAGGCGTATAA
- a CDS encoding aminotransferase class I/II-fold pyridoxal phosphate-dependent enzyme produces the protein MATIQPAQRLNLVQEYYFSTKLKEIAEMKSRGLDVINLGIGSPDLPPSPETIEALSNSAHNPKHHAYQSYVGLPALRQAFAGWYQTYFHVELNPANEILPLIGSKEGIMHIAMSYLEPGTIALVPNPGYPTYRAASLLTGAEVQDYELSAENGWLPDLKALAQTDLSRVRLMWVNYPHMPTGAQATPALYEELVAFGKEHHILIVNDNPYSFVLNETYQSILSVPGAKEVALELNSLSKSHNMAGWRMGMLAGGAEHVSNVLRFKSNMDSGMFLPLQEAAIQALANPPSWYADLNAIYRERQKKVFELLDLLDCTYDPQQTGMFVWARIPTSYADGYALSDEILYKANVFITPGGIFGSQGNGYIRISLCAEVEVFNASILRIRHIKGIC, from the coding sequence ATGGCAACGATTCAGCCCGCCCAGCGGCTCAACCTAGTACAGGAGTACTACTTTTCGACGAAACTTAAGGAAATCGCCGAAATGAAGAGCCGCGGCCTCGATGTGATTAACCTTGGTATTGGTAGTCCGGATTTACCTCCTTCGCCCGAAACCATCGAGGCATTGAGTAACTCCGCTCACAACCCAAAGCATCACGCGTATCAAAGTTACGTTGGGCTTCCGGCTCTGCGTCAGGCTTTTGCGGGCTGGTACCAAACGTATTTCCACGTGGAGCTTAACCCGGCGAATGAAATTCTGCCATTGATTGGATCGAAAGAAGGAATCATGCACATCGCCATGAGCTACCTCGAACCGGGTACAATCGCTCTGGTGCCCAATCCAGGCTATCCGACTTATCGGGCGGCTTCCTTGCTGACGGGTGCGGAAGTACAGGATTACGAATTGTCGGCGGAAAACGGCTGGCTGCCCGACCTGAAAGCCCTGGCTCAAACAGACCTTTCCCGCGTACGACTGATGTGGGTAAACTACCCACACATGCCAACGGGTGCTCAGGCGACCCCCGCCTTGTACGAAGAATTAGTAGCCTTCGGGAAGGAACATCATATTCTGATTGTCAACGACAACCCCTATAGTTTTGTATTGAATGAAACCTATCAGAGCATTCTTTCCGTACCCGGTGCGAAGGAAGTAGCTTTGGAGCTGAACTCCCTTTCCAAATCGCACAACATGGCGGGCTGGCGAATGGGTATGCTGGCGGGTGGAGCCGAACACGTTTCGAATGTGCTCCGCTTTAAATCGAATATGGATTCGGGGATGTTTCTGCCCTTGCAGGAAGCGGCCATTCAGGCCCTGGCGAATCCGCCGTCCTGGTACGCCGACCTCAACGCAATTTACCGCGAACGGCAGAAGAAAGTATTTGAATTACTCGATTTACTGGATTGCACTTACGATCCCCAACAGACGGGCATGTTTGTCTGGGCCCGAATTCCGACTTCGTACGCTGATGGCTACGCTCTGTCGGATGAAATTCTGTACAAAGCCAACGTCTTTATTACGCCAGGGGGCATTTTTGGCTCCCAGGGCAATGGGTACATCCGAATTTCGCTGTGTGCGGAGGTAGAGGTTTTCAATGCCTCAATTTTACGCATTCGGCATATAAAAGGTATTTGTTAG
- a CDS encoding copper homeostasis protein CutC codes for MSVLEGGMERVLRKVEVCSYSLESCLAAEKAGADRIELCASPFEGGTTPSLGVVQASLKHVSLPINVMIRPRGGDFCYDDLEFEVMKAEIETFKAAGVQGIVLGILLPDGRVDVERTRELVQLAAPLPVTFHRAIDFAQDLAEAVEDVIATGCRIILTSGGADKAPDGTAELERMVEQAASRIEIMAGSGVNAANAEGLLETGVQALHLTGKVSRDSRMEYRKEGIALGGVAAVPEYDIAYTDWERVAQVVERVKK; via the coding sequence ATGAGTGTATTGGAAGGTGGAATGGAACGTGTTTTAAGAAAGGTTGAAGTTTGTTCGTATTCACTGGAATCGTGTCTAGCGGCTGAAAAAGCCGGAGCTGACCGAATTGAGTTATGTGCTTCCCCTTTTGAGGGCGGAACGACCCCATCTTTGGGCGTAGTACAGGCTTCTCTAAAGCATGTTTCCTTACCGATTAACGTCATGATACGGCCTCGAGGAGGTGATTTTTGCTACGATGACCTTGAGTTTGAGGTAATGAAAGCCGAAATTGAAACCTTTAAAGCAGCGGGGGTACAGGGTATCGTGCTGGGTATTTTGTTACCGGATGGACGCGTCGACGTCGAGCGTACCCGTGAACTGGTACAACTGGCGGCTCCCCTGCCGGTTACGTTTCACCGGGCTATTGATTTTGCACAAGACCTTGCCGAGGCGGTTGAAGACGTTATTGCGACGGGTTGTCGGATTATTCTTACCTCGGGTGGGGCCGATAAAGCTCCGGATGGTACAGCGGAATTAGAGCGGATGGTAGAGCAGGCTGCCAGTCGGATCGAGATTATGGCGGGTAGTGGGGTCAATGCGGCCAATGCGGAGGGATTACTGGAAACGGGCGTACAGGCGTTGCACCTGACGGGCAAAGTGAGCCGGGATAGCCGAATGGAATACCGAAAAGAAGGGATCGCTTTGGGAGGCGTAGCCGCCGTACCTGAATACGACATTGCTTATACGGATTGGGAACGCGTAGCTCAAGTCGTCGAACGGGTGAAAAAATAG
- a CDS encoding DUF2795 domain-containing protein, with product MYWTLELASYLEDAPWPATKDELIDYAIRTGAPLEVVENLQELEDDGQPYESIEEIWPDYPTKDDFFFNEDEY from the coding sequence ATGTACTGGACCCTTGAACTTGCTTCCTATCTGGAGGATGCTCCGTGGCCTGCAACGAAAGACGAGCTTATTGACTATGCCATTCGGACGGGTGCTCCGCTGGAAGTAGTTGAGAACCTTCAAGAACTCGAAGACGACGGTCAACCTTACGAAAGCATTGAAGAAATCTGGCCGGATTATCCGACAAAAGATGATTTCTTCTTCAACGAAGACGAATATTGA
- a CDS encoding carboxymuconolactone decarboxylase family protein has translation MALVEQFDEYRSRMNERILGSDNLIIKRLFNLDTNTYAEGAVSSKTKELIGLACSMVLRCDDCVKYHLGKCYELGVTEAEMQEVFSIATVIGGTIVIPHLRRAVEYWDELQKGTE, from the coding sequence ATGGCATTAGTTGAACAATTCGACGAATACCGCAGCCGGATGAACGAACGCATTCTGGGCTCGGATAATCTGATTATCAAACGCTTATTCAACCTCGATACGAATACTTACGCCGAAGGAGCGGTCAGTAGTAAGACTAAGGAACTCATTGGACTGGCCTGCTCGATGGTACTGCGTTGCGATGATTGCGTAAAGTACCACCTGGGCAAGTGTTACGAACTGGGGGTTACCGAGGCCGAAATGCAGGAAGTATTCTCTATCGCTACGGTCATTGGCGGTACGATCGTCATTCCGCACCTGCGGCGAGCCGTTGAATATTGGGACGAATTGCAGAAAGGTACCGAGTAA
- a CDS encoding exodeoxyribonuclease III, with protein MKLLTYNVNGIRSALTKGFAEWLQSTNADVVALQEVKSEIHQFDRTIFEDLGYQLYWYPAVKKGYSGVAILSKHTPKHVAYGCGNAIYDDEGRILRADFDDFSFMSLYLPSGSSGDMRQAFKMEFLSDFQEYIDDLKKEIPNLIISGDYNICHQPIDIHNPKSNANSSGFLPEERAWMGRFLESGFIDTFRHFHPEPHQYTWWSFRAGARSKNLGWRIDYQLATEPLRERLKDAAIWSDIKHSDHCPVMLELTTNHA; from the coding sequence ATGAAATTACTTACGTACAACGTCAACGGCATTCGTTCAGCCCTGACGAAAGGTTTTGCGGAATGGCTCCAGAGTACCAACGCCGATGTAGTGGCTCTACAGGAAGTAAAATCGGAGATTCATCAGTTTGATCGCACCATCTTCGAAGACCTGGGTTATCAGCTGTACTGGTATCCGGCGGTGAAAAAAGGGTACTCCGGCGTTGCTATTCTGTCCAAGCACACGCCCAAACACGTGGCATACGGTTGTGGAAACGCGATCTATGACGACGAAGGCCGCATCCTGCGGGCCGATTTCGATGATTTTTCGTTTATGAGTCTGTACCTGCCTTCGGGATCGAGCGGGGACATGCGACAGGCATTCAAGATGGAATTTTTGTCTGATTTTCAGGAGTACATTGATGACCTGAAAAAGGAGATCCCGAACCTGATTATTTCGGGGGATTACAACATTTGCCACCAGCCGATTGATATTCATAACCCGAAGTCCAACGCCAATTCGTCCGGCTTTCTGCCCGAAGAGCGGGCCTGGATGGGTCGTTTTCTGGAAAGTGGATTCATTGATACCTTCCGGCACTTTCATCCCGAGCCGCATCAGTATACCTGGTGGAGCTTTCGGGCCGGAGCCCGTAGCAAAAATCTGGGCTGGCGGATTGATTACCAACTGGCGACGGAACCGTTACGCGAACGATTGAAAGACGCAGCCATCTGGTCAGACATTAAACACTCCGATCATTGTCCGGTCATGCTGGAGTTAACGACGAATCACGCGTAG